The stretch of DNA cctttcctgtcctgtcctttcctttttctttttaagagagagagagagatagagatagagcaaGGAtgtgtaagcagaggagaggggcaaaggaagagaaagaatcccaagcaggatccaggctcagtgcagagcctggtgtgaggctcgatatcatgaccctgggatcatgacctcagttgaaatcaagagtaggacactcaactgacagccactcaggtgctcccaaactattttttatttttatttttttaatggtttattgtcagattggtttccatataatacccagtgctcttccccacaagtgccctcctccattaccaccacctcccttcctctccccctcccccttcaaccctcggttcattttcagtattcaatagtctctcaagttttgtgtctctctttcccccaactctctttcccccttcccctccccatggtcctccattaggtttctcctgttctcctgttagacctatgagtgcaaacatatggtatctgtccttctctgcctgacttatttcacttagcttgacaccctcgaggttcatccactttgctacaaatggccatatttcattctttctcattgccatgtaatacaaaggaaacaaccaaactACGTTTTAAATAAAGTTCCTGAAAAGAACTATGGTTGCAGTTTGTAAAATAATGATGCTTTCACCTTGCTGCTTATCTCAATACTAAGGTTGATTTGAGGACAAAATCATTAAAACCTGTAATAGCTTTCAACAAGCACCACATGATTTGATTCTTTTCGGTTTTGACTTGAAGCATTTTTCAACTGATGACCCATTCCAATCATGTGGTCTATTCATTTCCTTGAGAAACTAGGGCCATTTCTAGCCTCAGGGCTTTGAGCATGTTGTGTCCCCAACTCTTCACATTTTTCAATCTTAGCTTAAATCTCACTTTCTCAGAGACAGTGTCCCTGGATTTAAATTTGTGTGAAGTCTGCAGTTATAAtctcttactatttttgtttgtaataCCCAACACAATATGTAGTTGGCATTGCTTCATGTGTGATTATCTGAGactatttgtttaatatttatcttttccagtGGATTAGTTTCCATGATGGTGGGGCCTTTGTCATTTGGTTCACTACAGCATCCACAAGAAGATTTTGCGGTATTTGGACCATAGCaggtacacaataaatattttgtaaatgaaaattgATGTTGACAATCATTCATCCACCCTGGTGTACAATTATATTCTGGATTTCATGCATTTATGAATGCAACAAAATCATCTGTATTTCCTTCCTAGAGATAATCACTGTTAAGGTATTGTTATATATATCTAcgtatttatatctatctatctatctacatatttatatctatctatctatctacatacatacatacatatatatatgtcatatgtaTCACTGTATAAATTTCATTTAGAAGTttagtatgatttttttccttttcccctatgtgattaaattattttatagaccatttaaaaatgcatactgtTGCTTTATATGGGTATACAGAAATGTAACCAATTCCATGTCACTAGAGTTTTAGGTGAcatttggtttttctcttatATAAGCATATACAATCAAATGAATGCCATTCTCAACATCCTTTTTATTGTAAAACTGTGAGAGCCAGGAGAGCATAGTGATTAAGAGAGCCTGAGCTATGCAGAAAGACTGCCTGGTTTGAAGCCTTTACTGCAAAGTAACTATGAAGCTTGGGGATGTTATATAGATTTGctgactcagtttctttatctgtcaaaTGGGTATAATATTGTTCTTTCTTATAGGATTGTCATGAAAAGCAAGTGTTATTCTAAATGTAAACCCACCAAAACCTGTAATAACTATCagctattttaaagaaattttaaagaaaattctttgttgCAAAATAGGCCaaaacctttaaatatttttaatacagtaatTGTTGCATTTACTGTTAAACTGCCTCCCAGAAAGGGTGGAGAAATTTGCATTAGGCAacagtgaatatttaaaatgattattgttaATTGtcaaatggatgaaaaaaaacatatatataagatagttttactttctttaaatactattgactttttcttatgtttactggcaatttgtatttcatgaattatctatttatttctactgcccatttaaaatgctttcttttcaggAATTCTTCATAGAATAAGGATAGTAATCTTTTCACTGCCATGTATAATGCAATTATTTATCCACAGttatcatttgctttttaattttatgttcattttcttttgtacaGGATTTTGCTTATTTATGGTGTCAGATCTATGAATATTCTTTTTGCCATTTCTTATACGCTTAAACTTCTTGActccatttaaataaatgtacagaTGTTTCCTTCTACACTTCTGTATGATGTTATATTTAAGCCTCTTGTCTCTGTAGGATTTATTTTAGGTTGTGGTCTTAACACTGTAGCTTAATTTTTCCTCAAATACTCAGCTGTCAAAAAATGCTTAATTCCTCATCATATTTCATGGTTTTGAAGTGCACTTTACCATGTACtaaattttttagttaaaatgtgtttctgggggcacctgggtggctcagtcagttgagagtctgacttcagcccaggtcatgatctcacggtttatgaattcgagccccacatcaggctgtgtgctgacagctcagagcctcgagcctgctttggattctgtgtctccttctctctctgatcctcctgactcatgttctgtctctcaaaaataaataaacattaaaaaaattttttaaaataaaatgtgtttctgaGTTTTAATATGCTACCTAATTATTCTAGTCAATAGTCTATCAAATGGTGTaaatccctcttcctcccccacaccAAGTATACCATTTACTATTTACCCACTGCtttggctttgtttctctttttaaaaatataataaaattatgagCCTCTGTAGAATAATTCTGTCCTTGGTGTCCAGAGctaagttgggtttttttttttttaattaaaaaaaatgtttatttatttttcagagagagagacacacagagtgcaagtgtggaggggcagagagagagagagagggagacacagaatctgaagcaggctcctggctctgagctgtcagcacagagcgctacgaggggctcagactcacgaacctcatgatcatgacctgagctgaagttggacacttgactgattgagtcaccgaggtgcccctaagTTGTTCTTTAACCAAataatggattttaattttacagCCAACCCTTGAACAGCACAAGTTTGAACTGTGCAGGACCACTTATATGCGGATTTTTTATGGCACAATACTTTAAGAGTAATTTCTCTtccatgtgattttttaaataacattttcttttctcttcctataCTTTACTGTATGAATGCAGCATataacagataaacaaaatatgtgttaattgactctTTATATTATTGATAAGGATTCCAGGtaacagtagactattagtagCTTAGTGTGGGGGGACTCAAAAGTTACAGGTGGATTTCTGACTGGCAGAGGAATCAGTCTCCCTTATCACCATGTTGTTTAAAGGTCAACTGTGCttatgtatttttcataatttgaGAATTCTGCCCTGGAATATCAAACACATCTACACAGTAAGTCAGTTGTTGTCAAAGGATTTATTGAAGAAAAGTCAGCAAGATGAAAACAGACCCATTTTAAAAGTCTGTGTCAGAAAACAAGGAAGATACATGTCCTTGAATTGCTAACCAAAAGCATAAGAAGAATGGAATATCAGTGCTTAAGACCtggaaaaaattgacaaaaattcaggaaagaaattttacataaagaaaattaaattgattcatatatttatacaaaacATTGTTTTTCACAAATTTACATGCTtatgaaataatcattttttccTAGTTTGCCTCCAACATAACCCAGGAATCCtataatatttcttatatttcttacaTGTGGGTTCTAAACAATTACTAAATAGCCTTAGTTCTTAGTGATGATtgcaaatatactttttaatagaAGAGAATTATTGGCTGCATGAAAAATATCTGTTTAGAATTAGCATTTCAGAACTTTTAATACTacagcatttttttttgagataagtTAATTCAATTCTCTTCAACTCACACTAAAATGTGCTATTGAGGGTTAACTAAAATGACAAACATCATTAAATGTAGTAGGAAGTGAGCTTTCTTTGTTGCTCTCTCTTCATATCCCTGAAGGCtgggattaaatatttttatattaagataAATAATTGGAAAACTAAATTAAGCTTTCTGATACAAAAGGAACTCTTGTATACTGAATTTTTGAAGTTTCCATAAATATATTCCAGTGGCTTAAAGACACCCATTTCAGTTGTAACAGCATCGTCCTTGTGGGTTAGGGTATCTAGATCAGAGGTAGCTCTTGAAAGTGGCTCGCTGTCCTTAGTTACAGATTCCACTGTATTATTTTCAGACAGATCTTTTGTTGTAAAAGATGAATCTTTCATGAGGTTCACATCTACTGATGTAGGGACTACAAAGTTatatataatttcaataaaaggaagcaaattgggatggttttcttttcatttgtaatatttttctccatCCAAACATTGGTTTCATCCATAGACTATTCAGCAGTTGGCAGAATATCTTCTGGGTTATTGTTGCCCCTTTTGACAGTGGTAGTGAGCTCAAACAGACTGATGAATGTTTTCTCATCAGAGTCTATTAGTGTAGGCACAGCATCAGGGTTGTCCTCTGGAATACTTAGGTCAATTTCagtcattttctcttctgtaagggCAGCTATGTCTGGAATAGTGATGAAGTATTTTTTAGCAGCAGGAGAGATTTCAGCCTCAGGAACAGATGAGTTGGTGATCTGGACAGCCTCTTCAGCAGTGATGTTGGGTTTAATTGAGGAACTGTAATTGTTAACATCGGGTTCATCCTTCTTAGCTGGAAGGGCAGGGGTGTCCACAATGCTGGTGGTTCCATCCTTCAGGCTGCCAGAGACTTCAGAAGTTATTGAGACATCTTCATTCCCTGGGCCAGTGATATCCAAGAGAATGTCTTTTGCCACGTTAATGGAAAAGCCTATTAAAGAAACAGTAGCACTAGGTGACGAGATATTACCAATTTTAATTGGAATGAAGTTTTCAGTAATAGAGTCATTAGCCATGGAGTTTGCTGTGCCTATCAGAGTagtaatttctttcttcagataTGTTGATGACTTAATAAAATGAGGCTCAGCATCatcttctgatttttgtttttcctttggagaTGTAAACTTGTTGCCTActgttgaaaaattattttctagtgtATAGTCATATACTGAAGTAATGTGGTCTTCTGAAGTAATGGTTGTTTCTGATTTAGGAGTAGTGTTGTTAACCCCAAGTAAAATGGTTGCTTCagttgttttgctgttttctgttGGAGGATGAGAATAAGTTTTTGGCAAACCATCTTTAGCCATGGGACAAAATGGCATGATGCACACTCACAGGTCTTTCTCTGGGCCCAGTGGTATTCCTAGGCAGGAGAGGGATGTTCATGATAGTCAATGAAGCATTAGTCATCATGGTGGTTGTTGCATCAAACATATGGCCAATGGCACTGGGTCTCTTTGGAGGTTGTTTCTGTGCTCTGACTGGGCAACTAGCTTGAAGAGTATGGATATCAGATGAAAAAACAGTAGAATCCTCTTTGATTATGAAATCAACATTCACAgctggatttattttgtttttgtttataaggGATGTGCCTTCCAATATGGAGCTAATGTCACTTGAAACAGACATAGCAGAGTCTGCCAGGTACTTTGTGGGTTGAGTGTCAGTGGGGAAAACTTTGGAAGCCATGAGATTATCAGCATTAGCTTCAAGTTGCCTATCTTTCAAGTGAGTTAACAATATCTTTTTGAGCTGTAGTTTCTTCTCTTCAGATTTATGATTATTTAAAGGTCTAAAAACATTGATGACAGTTTTGGCAATGATTGTAGCATGCCTAAGGTAATTAGGTAGGAAGGATTCAGTTATCCTCTTCACTTTTTCAGTTAGGATAATGAGTAAATAGTATTTAgggtttttgtagttttcttcttcattacaattcatatatttttggGAATTAACATGCTTTACAAGGACAATATCAGGTTTTGTAGATTTAATTTCTTcaggaatatttttctatagaGTGTGTTACTTCAACCTAATGCCAGAGAGTTGGTATTATATGTCAGAATTCACCCAGAAACAAAATTGAAGTGTGGAATAGTTGCATTAGCCTTAAGAATTTTTATCCTCAAATTTCAGAGGGAATGTTTTCTATAATGATGTTAGTTAATTCAACCATTATCATTTTGTTATCATTCTTAATGTGCTTTCTAATATGAAAGGAGATTATAGTCTGGTGTTAGCTATTTAGATGAAAAGAGATTATAGTCTGGTTAATATTTTCCCAGTgatagaagaaagagaattttcagACTCCGATACAATTAAATCTGAAAAGGGGCAGCAGTATCAGCCAGAGCGGTGGTTTCCATctcaaaggaaaatgttttctcttcacTAGATTTGGACTCAACCTCCAACTTTACAGTGTCTTTTCTAGATTGATTGgcttggtatatatatatttcattttaaatatacaagtaGCTTTTCCAGAAATGCTTTTGCTTCAAGGAGATATCACTATGGAGGGTCTCAATGTCTCTACTGACATAGGAAATGCTATCAACATCAGGGACAAGGAAGAAAGGTTTTTAAGTTAGTGATGGGCATGGTTCTTTATTTCTAAGTCATATCCAGTGGCAGGAAAGGAAATCACAAGGCAAAGCTATTCTTTGGGTTCAGTGGGGGGTTTTTGTAACCTCTACTACCCAACACCCCTCTCCCCCTATTATCTAGTGTTTATGAGGTTTAATTCAGAATAAACATTCTATAAATGAAAGATTGGTGTCCTTTATGGGGgggaattctttttttgtgtcaaaaagggaaaaaaatcgaAGAGTTAGAAATGTCAGGTGAAATGATACTATCTTTTAGAAAGTAATTTGTCAAATCGTCTTTAATTTCAGgaattactggggcgcctgagtggctcagtcggttaagcgtccggtttcagctcaggtcatgatctcacagttcctgggtttgagccccacgtctagctctctgctgacagctagctcagagcctggagcctgcttcagattctgtgtctccctctctctctgacccttccctgctcacactgtctctcactgtttctcaaaaataaataaaaaacattaaaaaaatttaatttcagggATTACTGTTGTGCTCACATCAACTCTGCTTCAACTGTGAAGTGGGATCACATTTATTATAGCATATGGAATAATAGCatatgaaggaaataatagaatagaataatagAGAATATTATtatcagtatcttttttttaaccattgatCTCAAAAAGGACACTTTACATGGAAAGTGTGGGTCATCCATCAAAGAGCAGGAAGCATATGATTAAAATCCTGGTGGGACTGTGGGAATTTTAGCAATTTTGAGGGCAGAACTGGAATTATCTGCTCTGGGGAATATAGGATACTCTTATTGGATCAACAGATCATTACCAACAAAGATACTGGTTGAGTTAAGGAGCAGATTCTTAGGTGAGTTTCATTTTATCTGAACAGTACTTTCTTCTGTTGTTGTAGTGTCTATTACACTAATGGAAACAGCTTGCCTTTTCTCTGAAAAGCATCACATTTATATTTAAGTAGCAACTCCTTCAGGTccacgataaaaaaaaaaacccctttttataagtgaaaaaaaaaaaaaaaagaggaagctgttACCAAAAGAGGGAGAGTTCGCAGTAAGGCCTCAGGAATGTTATCTGACAATTTAGGATTTTCAATGATAGTTGGCTAGAATGAGTCCTCAGATAATAGACTTTGAAAATGCTGATGTCATAGTGATGCTCACCCAGTAAGACTGTCCTTGTATGGAGAATATCTTCAGATTTATCAGATGAAATGTAATgcactattttaaaagaattaactgAGACAAGTGGTATCTCCTGTGGACAATAGGAttcttactttattattattatttattgttttttgttttttaatatttatttatttataatataatttattgtcaaattgactacCATATAGTATGTAAAatgtgcttttggtttttggggtagattcccatggttcatcacatACAAtgccccgtgctcatcccaagtgccctcatAAATGCAAtgacccattttcccctctcctccacccactcCCCCATCAACCTATCAACcttctgcatttaagagtctcttatggtttgcttccctttctgttattttgccttcccttcctctatggtcttctgttaaatttcccaaattccacatgtgaagtaatatgatatctgtcctctgacagacttatttcactcagcataataccttccagttccatccacgttgctgcaaatggcatgatttcattctttctcattgccaaggagtgttctattgtatatataaaacacattttttgacccattcatcagttgatgtacatttaggctcttttcataatttggctattgttgaaagtgcttctataaacattgctCCAGTGAATCAGCACTCccatatcccttggataaattcctactagtgctattactgggtcatagggtagttctatttttaattttttgaggaacttcaacactgtcttccagagcagctgcaccaatttgcattcccatcaacagtgcaagggggctcctgtttctccacattcatgccaacatcttttgtttcctgagttgttaattttagtcgctctgactggtgtgaggtgatatctcagtgtgtttttgatttgtattttcctgatgatgaatgacgttgagcatcttttcatgtgtctgtttgccatctagatgtcttctttggaaaagtgtctattcatgtcctctgcccatttattcactgggttatttgtttctcaggtgtggagtttgggaagttctttatagattttggatactaaccttttattcaGTATATCATTtggaactatcttttcccattcagttggttgccttttagttttcttgactgtttcccttgcagtgcagaagctttttatcttgatgtggtcccaatagttcattcttgcttttaattcccttgcctttggagatgcgttgagcaagaaattgctacagctgaggtcaaagaggttgttggctgctttcttctctaggattttgatggttttgtctcacacttaggtctttcattcattttgagtttatttttgtgtatggtgtaagaaagtggtctagtttcattcttctgcatgttgctgtccagctctcccagcaccacctgctaaagaggctgtcttttttccattggatactctttcctgctttgtcaaagattatttggccatacttttgtgggcccagttctgggttctctattctattccattggtctatgtgtctgtttttgtgacaacaccatcctgtcttgatgatgacagctttgtagtagaggctaaagtctgggattgtgatgcctcctgtttggttttgttcttcaatattactttggctattctgggtcttatgtggttccatacacattttaagattgtttgttttggtttttgaagaatgccagtgcaattttgattgggatcacattgaatgtgtagattagaATTTCTACTTTAGAAAGAGTCCTTGTatcttcaaattttataaatttacttgAGAAAATAGAGTTATAAATCTTAGGTGAGGTGATTATTCTCATTGTTAAATGTAGCTGCTGAGAAGTTTCAGGTTCAATATCTTCATTCATGAGAGTTGTCAGCTTCAGAAGTAGGGAGGTGAGAGGAACAATTACATCTTGAACTTTGGTTAGAGCAACATCCACATTTTTGGCCTCTTCCTCTCCAGTGATTGGAATGTTGGGTGCATGAGTAAAGAAATTGTAATTGAAGGATGTGTTGGCCTGTGGTAtcaccatttttgtttttcaaagaagatgACGTAGATAGCAGGACCAGTTCTGACTCTCATTTCTGCTTTGTTGTTTGTAGGCCCCTCAGGGATATCCTTTGAAGTAATTATTTCTGTGACTGAAGAATATCAGCCTTAAAGAAAGCATTTCCTTCAACCTCTTTGTTAGCTTGTGGTACAATAGAAATTGAAatctaaataatacatattttttatcttgACAATTGATTAATATGTATCATTTGTGCTTTCTGAAGCTAGAAGTTCAGTACGTGTTGCTCTGAAATTGGCTAATTTAATTCCAACTGAGAATTTCCTTCTACCATGGAAATGATCTCTGTGTAAGATAAAGATTTTTTATCAGTAGGAATAATGGTAATTGCTTCTGTGAGCAAATTTGAGTTCCCAGTAATGAAGTAGGTTTCCTGAGGACCAGATCTGTCTGGGAGGGAATCCTTTGGCATGTGAAATCTTGAGTAAGCTGCCACAGGGACAGAGTCAGAATTTTTATTCACTGATTTGTTATCAgcaatgacatttttattcacaAGATAAGGCTTTAGATCAGAATCTTTTAGAGAGTTTGTTTCCACCTGAATGACTGGATCATTTCCTATTCTATTTACATCTGTAAGGTGATTCACTTCAGCTATGTCTTTCACTGCAGAAGCTTTGGTTATTTCCCTTGTGTAATAGAAATTTGGTTTACTATATTCattaggaagaagagaagaaaacttgGTGGTTGTTTTCTTGGGTTCTTCATTTTGATCACCAAAGGCATCAGTATCAAAAATTTTGCTCTTGGTGACAACAGTAGCAGATATGCTAGGTTTGACATTAGCCACGTTGTCTGAAGAACCTGTGGAATCAGCTTGGAAGAAAGGGTAGACCAAGGGGAAAGGCTTTGGGACTATTTGACTGTTAGTATTTTGTCCTTCTGAGACAATGCTTTTATTGAAGTAAGGCGAGTCTATAGACACAGGCTGTGATGATGCTACTATTAACACTGTTGGGTAATAAAGGTTTGTGCCTTTTATAAGTTTGGTAGATGCAGTTTCCTTAGTAGGGGCTTTAGAAGTTAAGATGAGAATTTCAGGTAGTCCCATATATGCATGTTTTAGAGACCTGACACTCTCTGATGATGGGAGACTATAATGACCaatgttatttttgttcttaGTAGGAATAGCAGAGGCATTTGGCATGCCGGTAGACATCTTTTTCAAAGGATAAAAGAAAGTACGAGCTCTCTTGATTgcatcttctttgttttctttcacattGGACGTATCATCACTGGAAAGTTGAGCTGAAGGAAAATTGCTAAATCTTGAATCATATACTGTAGCTATACCTGTTTGATCTTCAGTAAAGTCTGATATACTGGATGTGGTAGTGTCTCCTCTCCTGGGTGTAGATGTCTTATAAATGAGAGGTAATATGTTTCTCCTGAGAAAATTATCACTGTTTTCGAAAGCATGGTTAGTAATTTCAGTTGTGAATGTCTTGCTATCAACTACGGGTTTTATGTCTGGAGAAAGGGAatactcaattattttattttctaagtcaaAGCCTTCAGAAGGAATTATGGtgccatcatcatcatttatGGTACCTTTTCCCACTGGTACTTTGTCATAAAAACTAGAAGGAAAATTTGTACTTGCATCAATTAGAAAGTGAGTTGTGGGTCTGTGAGCTTTGGTATTGACATTGGCAACAGAATCCTTGAGAGCAATGGCATTAGTGTCAGTGCTGTTTTCTTGTCTAAGAATCATATTTTGGTAGTTGTCCTTGGCTTTGACCACTGGCGATATTGTTTTAGATAGACTGTCTGGAGGAGTAACTGTGGTATGTTGTTCATGAGACACATATGTCTTGGGCGCATATGTGAGTGTGCTCACTTTTATCAGGGACTTATTTGCTGTATCTTCTAATTCTGTGGTTTGCATATCTGAGACATGTTCAGAACCACTGTCATCAGACATAATTTTTGTATGGTTCAAATATGCTGGAGTGATTTTACCTGCAGAAGAAATGCTATCCGCTCTTTCTGAAatgtcttctgtaaaataaatgatttcatactcagctgctgtctctttctttttaaggtcCTTATGCTCAAATATATTCTCTTGTAAAGTACTTGCCATGTCTTTTTCAGAGGTAATAATAGGTGAAATGATAGCTTTATCAGATGGAATAATAATTTTCTTGTGTggaatattatcaatatttttgG from Suricata suricatta isolate VVHF042 chromosome 1, meerkat_22Aug2017_6uvM2_HiC, whole genome shotgun sequence encodes:
- the CABS1 gene encoding LOW QUALITY PROTEIN: calcium-binding and spermatid-specific protein 1 (The sequence of the model RefSeq protein was modified relative to this genomic sequence to represent the inferred CDS: inserted 1 base in 1 codon; substituted 1 base at 1 genomic stop codon); this encodes MAKDGLPKTYSHPPTENSKTTEATILLGVNNTTPKSETTITSEDHITSVYDYTLENNFSTVGNKFTSPKEKQKSEDDAEPHFIKSSTYLKKEITTLIGTANSMANDSITENFIPIKIGNISSPSATVSLIGFSINVAKDILLDITGPGNEDVSITSEVSGSLKDGTTSIVDTPALPAKKDEPDVNNYSSSIKPNITAEEAVQITNSSVPEAEISPAAKKYFITIPDIAALTEEKMTEIDLSIPEDNPDAVPTLIDSDEKTFISLFELTTTVKRGNNNPEDILPTAEXSMDETNVWMEKNITNEXENHPNLLPFIEIIYNFVVPTSVDVNLMKDSSFTTKDLSENNTVESVTKDSEPLSRATSDLDTLTHKDDAVTTEMGVFKPLEYIYGNFKNSLANSSLGSVTSMLTQNSTRKQKNPGPSSCAIPAGRQAVARRSAPHLRQWQSEFLVAPGKPVPTPSPSQQGVGSGRGYRGAHFASGSAPHPRCRWRESCGTKRNRSLPHEILTKKPAAKVSESSEEHFKLPKQLSAKLLRHFVKPERAPGSPHGHHGRHEPLRGHHPLPCPHRPQGPHRPPPRPVSPPENTVTPQAPSAPSSTAPTLISTSATAAATTTATTAATTTATAAATTTASTASAGKTAGVASSTPAPNSPQPEDVTLQAEDNIPQTEDLTSAPVAGTTTAPVANTTAVNQQQELQ